In Limosilactobacillus sp. WILCCON 0051, a single window of DNA contains:
- a CDS encoding HsdR family type I site-specific deoxyribonuclease, with protein MKSNNTEELAFEDELIEYLQHVGASRQWKYEEEIKTTNQLWANFRKILEQNNQDKLDGKPLSDTEFSQVKKQIESLDNPYKAGIFLYGVGGKSQVSVERDEDGKSVILTVFDQDQIGGGNTVYQMVNQIQRDPVISGKKPRRFDVTLLINGLPIIQIEEKRDSISTDKAFNQMKQYLSERQYSGIYSTLQIIVGMTRNEIRYMALPNDADHFNTDFAFEWQDEKTNRPIHDWQVFASKVLSIPMAHQLATNYMILDGTPYHQMIKVMRPYQVYATRRVMDKIKTHDFEVDDQRLGYIWHTTGSGKTISSFKAAWLASRQPNVDKVVFLVDRIALTNQTVAEYKAYDPENDSESSGGVVKETANVSDLSRKLKKKGNSVIVTSTQKMATLVRRREYTDQQHVVFIVDEAHRSTSGDMIKDIKKAFPHSAWVGYTGTPVFDDETVNGTKRKNAAKITTTRDIFGDPLHIYTIREAIADRNVLGFKVDFQTTLPKDSLENEYLPKYFKKINPTWTDEHIKERIRNLTPSDMDDLIQPSVYDNNREHVRLVVTDIFKYWSNRSNKGLYSAILTTHVGGGKASTPMAMMYYDEFQRQNKLRPADQRLKVAITFSQDTSNGENQYENNQGLSRAIKNYNAEFGTGFDDTTVKEYTEDVVNRLARNLGDDATNLDLVIVVDQLLTGFNAPMLNTLYVDRTLKGANLIQAYSRTNRVQDMEKKPFGRIVNYRWPQHAEDLMNKALTLYANRQSAAVQGELIDRPDGIVEKPYAELVDELAEVVKQIKNLTDNFDDVPKSENSQVELWHTMHRYNHLMVKIKQDDNYDEKHPEKLFGQVNMNAQDETALTGRIATKLNKLINQRRGESDDEMPMPTLRMEHVNDVRVNYDYIEELLAQLANQLHDGDEAGAQKTHEQLQSYTNLIEDEKYAAQLVAFIKALFDRAVQGGTYPLQGKDAGNLLRSYAKGSESNDIEQFMQKWGLVNLNKDKITHLIQQHTLEHDDLDMQGELANIIKEAQKSYQTTAHDQEVRNLKRVKYRTHLRQAFNDFADTMKRKY; from the coding sequence ATGAAAAGCAATAATACAGAAGAACTAGCTTTTGAAGATGAATTGATTGAATATCTGCAGCATGTTGGTGCAAGTCGCCAATGGAAATATGAAGAAGAAATTAAAACAACCAATCAACTTTGGGCTAATTTTAGAAAGATTCTTGAACAGAACAACCAGGATAAGTTGGATGGCAAGCCGCTTTCAGACACGGAATTCAGCCAGGTGAAAAAACAGATTGAAAGCTTGGATAATCCTTATAAAGCCGGCATCTTTTTATATGGTGTCGGTGGTAAGAGCCAAGTATCGGTTGAGCGTGATGAAGATGGCAAGTCAGTGATTTTAACAGTGTTTGACCAAGACCAAATTGGTGGCGGCAATACTGTATATCAAATGGTTAATCAAATTCAGCGTGATCCGGTTATCAGTGGGAAAAAACCGCGTCGATTTGACGTTACGCTGCTGATCAATGGTTTGCCGATTATACAGATTGAGGAAAAACGTGATTCCATCAGTACGGATAAGGCATTTAATCAAATGAAGCAGTACCTTAGTGAACGTCAATATAGCGGAATTTATTCGACACTTCAGATTATTGTAGGGATGACGCGCAATGAAATTCGCTACATGGCTTTGCCAAATGATGCCGACCACTTTAACACAGACTTTGCCTTTGAATGGCAGGATGAAAAGACCAACCGTCCAATTCACGACTGGCAGGTGTTTGCATCCAAGGTACTATCAATTCCGATGGCACACCAGCTGGCTACCAATTACATGATTTTAGATGGTACGCCTTATCATCAAATGATTAAGGTTATGCGTCCTTATCAGGTGTATGCAACGCGTCGGGTAATGGATAAGATTAAAACGCATGATTTCGAAGTTGATGACCAGCGTTTGGGTTATATTTGGCATACAACTGGGTCAGGCAAAACAATTTCGAGTTTTAAAGCTGCCTGGCTTGCATCAAGGCAGCCAAACGTGGATAAGGTTGTGTTTTTAGTTGACCGAATCGCGCTCACCAATCAAACCGTAGCAGAATATAAAGCCTATGATCCTGAGAATGATTCCGAATCTAGTGGTGGCGTGGTAAAAGAAACTGCCAACGTCTCTGATTTGAGTCGTAAGCTGAAAAAGAAGGGTAACAGTGTGATCGTCACTTCAACGCAAAAGATGGCGACTTTAGTACGGCGGCGTGAATATACGGATCAGCAGCACGTGGTCTTTATCGTTGATGAGGCCCATCGATCGACCAGTGGCGACATGATCAAAGACATCAAAAAAGCCTTTCCTCATTCGGCATGGGTTGGCTACACGGGCACGCCAGTTTTTGATGATGAAACTGTGAATGGTACAAAAAGGAAAAACGCGGCTAAGATAACTACGACCAGAGATATTTTTGGTGATCCGCTACACATCTACACGATCAGAGAGGCAATTGCCGATCGAAATGTTTTGGGATTTAAGGTTGATTTCCAGACGACTCTGCCTAAAGACAGCCTGGAAAACGAGTACTTGCCAAAATACTTCAAAAAGATCAACCCAACGTGGACTGATGAGCATATTAAAGAACGAATTAGAAATCTAACGCCGAGTGACATGGACGATCTGATACAGCCGAGTGTTTATGATAATAACCGAGAACATGTGCGCTTGGTAGTCACGGATATCTTTAAGTACTGGTCGAATCGTTCGAATAAAGGATTGTATAGTGCGATTTTGACGACTCATGTTGGTGGTGGCAAGGCATCAACGCCAATGGCAATGATGTACTACGATGAGTTTCAACGTCAAAATAAATTAAGGCCTGCTGATCAACGCTTAAAAGTGGCGATTACGTTTAGCCAGGATACATCGAATGGAGAAAACCAGTATGAGAATAATCAAGGCTTGAGTCGTGCCATTAAAAACTACAATGCGGAATTTGGGACTGGCTTTGATGATACGACGGTAAAAGAATATACCGAAGACGTGGTTAATCGCCTGGCAAGAAATCTGGGTGACGATGCCACTAATCTGGATTTGGTAATTGTAGTTGATCAGCTGTTGACGGGATTTAATGCCCCGATGCTTAATACACTTTATGTCGATCGGACGCTGAAAGGGGCTAATTTAATCCAGGCATATTCGCGGACCAATCGTGTGCAGGATATGGAAAAAAAGCCGTTTGGACGAATCGTTAACTACCGCTGGCCTCAGCACGCAGAAGACTTGATGAATAAGGCGTTGACTCTCTATGCCAATCGCCAGTCAGCTGCCGTACAGGGCGAATTGATTGATCGCCCAGATGGAATCGTGGAAAAACCCTATGCTGAATTAGTTGATGAACTGGCAGAAGTTGTGAAGCAGATTAAGAATCTTACCGACAACTTTGATGATGTGCCAAAGAGCGAGAATTCACAGGTTGAGCTATGGCATACGATGCATCGGTATAATCATCTGATGGTAAAGATTAAACAGGATGATAATTACGATGAAAAGCATCCAGAAAAGCTGTTTGGGCAAGTTAATATGAATGCACAAGATGAAACGGCGCTGACCGGGCGTATTGCTACTAAGCTCAATAAATTGATTAATCAACGAAGAGGCGAGTCTGATGATGAGATGCCAATGCCAACGTTAAGAATGGAACACGTAAATGACGTCCGAGTCAATTATGATTATATTGAAGAACTATTGGCACAGTTGGCAAATCAGCTGCATGATGGTGATGAAGCTGGAGCGCAAAAAACGCATGAGCAGTTGCAGAGCTATACCAATCTAATTGAAGATGAAAAGTATGCTGCTCAGCTGGTGGCTTTTATCAAGGCCTTGTTCGATCGGGCAGTGCAGGGCGGTACTTATCCGCTTCAAGGCAAAGATGCGGGGAACCTGCTGCGATCATATGCTAAAGGCAGTGAATCAAATGATATTGAGCAGTTTATGCAAAAATGGGGCTTAGTGAACCTGAATAAAGATAAGATTACTCATTTGATTCAGCAGCATACGCTTGAACATGATGATCTGGATATGCAGGGGGAATTAGCCAATATTATTAAAGAAGCTCAAAAATCATACCAGACTACGGCACATGATCAAGAAGTCCGGAATCTGAAGCGGGTAAAATATCGAACCCATTTGCGGCAGGCCTTTAATGATTTTGCCGATACGATGAAACGCAAATACTAG